AATCCTCCCTTTAGTAGGTTTATTCCTTGATTCCCTTATATACATAACGAATACCTACAATAAAGAATACTAAACTTAATATCAATGGAATTGTACCAATATTAATCAACGCTGTTCCGAAAACTCCTAAATTTGAGTCCCATCCATCTCCAGCTGGTTGAGATAGGTACAAAGAATAGATTGATGCCGAAATAAGTGTTACTCCAAATAATAACATACTTGTTAAAACTCCAATTCCTCCAACGATTAGATTCTTCATATTTTCACTCCTTGGTTTGTTAGATAGTTCTTTCCCGGATTTAATATTCTATTAGTCTAAGAAGCTTGCAACTAACCCAAATAACATTGTTAATACGATAAATGTAATAAAGAAATATCCTAAATATCTTATTAGCTTTGGCTTTTTACCTAATTCAAAGCTTTTTCTTTTTAAAGGAATAACACCCTCTATTTTTTGTAAATCCTCTATTGGTGAAAATACTTTCTGATCATCCACGTAAACTTTGCTTTCAGTCTTTTCTGATTGGTGCGTTTGTTCCATAGAATCCACTTCCCTTTTTAGTTATTATGAAATTTAACTGCATTAGATGATTTACTATATTTTACTATTTTTCATTAAAATTCGATTAGATATTTTTCTCCTTTTAATGCACTTCCGTACTTCCTTCATTAAGCACAAGCGAAATTATAAATTTATTCCTCTTCATCTAACTAACATTCAGTTGAATAAGAACTCAACAATATACTTAACAGAGCCTTTAAAATAATAAAAAAAGACGATCAAATCATTCATTCGATAATCTCTTTCTTCTTATTTAATAATCTTTACCATATGATCCTCATCATAAAATTCACCATTAACAAATAATGCTCTTTTTTCTGTACCAAAGCTTTCAAAGCCAACAGCTTCATAAAGTCTTTTTGCAGATTGATTTGATGAAATGACTGCCAATTCAATTTGTAAAATTTCTTCAATTTCCATAGCTTCTTGAATCGCTTGGTTTAAAACTTTTTTCCCTACACCTTTACAACGGTAATTTGGTGTAACATACATTCCCCAAATTGTTCCCTTATGTTTCATTTTTTCAGATCTTTTTTGGTAGAAACCAGCAACCCCAACGAGTACGCCTTTTTCAAATGCACCAATGATAAAATTATCAAAAGTTTTAGGGAAATTATTTGTGTGCTGTTCGATTGATTTACTCTCATATTCAGTTAAACTTTCTCCAAATGCTTCTGGTGATAATGTTAATCCTTCACTTCTTAAGCGAATAAACTCAGGTAAATCTTCAATTGTTAATTTTCGAATTTCCATTTTTACCCTCCCTTTAAGTTGATGAAATTGCCTTAAATTGACTTATAATTCTAATGGCTCGTTTTAATAGAAAATATTTTATGTAATGGTATTGATCAATTTGTTTGTCATATAATCAAACTCTCCTCCACAGCATGAACAAATATTATAGATTTGTACAACTCCTTGAAGTCCATAGGGTGATTAATCTAAGGCTGAATATCCATAAATGACATATAAATTTATTCATTAACTTATTCTCAATACCATGAGTTAAAAACGAATAACTGATTATATTCAATTAAAAGTTTTATTATCCCTTTATCTTTTTCTACCAAACTACCATTTTGTTGAATAAGAAATTTTAAAGATAGTTTATGGCCCTTTAACTACGATTGAAGGCAATGAAGCCAATATATCAACCATATAGCCAATTACTCATAAACACATCCAAAGGAATGGTGTGGGTTTGTTATAAGACCATTCATAAATTGCACATTGTGAAACTCTTTCTATAAGTTTTTCATATTTTCCTTTAGAATTTATTGTTAAATCAAATGATATAACCCTTCTCCTTTAAAACTAGTACTTCAATAATATCATTAAATTATTCATATTGAGTTATACCCATAATAAAAAATAGAGCCGAGAATTGCCCCCTAAGCGTAATAGAAAGTCCATCTGTGATCTGGTGGTAAGCATTGGTCACATAGTAATTTCCCATTATGCGTTGCTACATCATTTAAACCTACGATTTGGTCATTCTTCTTCCTTTCAGTTTTCTAGCAACCACAATTTTCACATCTGCCTCGGTTTTAGCCAAACCGCCAAAAGAGATTCGCCGGTTCATGGAGGAAGTGGTACAACTGGCAGCAGACCATATTGAAATTTTCACTTCCATCCTTGATGAAGACTTTATCAGTTCTACCATCGCAATGGATGTGAAGCTTGCGGAAGACTGCACAAACATCATGATTTCCAATGGATGGTTTGAGGAACCGCCAAGTTCAGTAGATCGTCGAGAATTATCTTAGGGAAACTTCCCCATAATTGCGATTTTACGAAGTACACAACCCCCTTGAGTACCAAGGGAGGAACTAGTGTTCTTATCAATTATCCATGCAAGTACATATTGCAAATTAGCGTCTTAGTGCTAATTGAATTTTCTCCACTTTACGTATATTCCAACCATTAAGTATATAATATCTTTTTTTAAAAAAATTATAGAATGTTTCCTCCTATACTTGGAACAATACCATTGTATTTACGTAGAAAGGAGGGTAATTAGAAATGGATATTCAAAAATTAGCCGATCATGAATCATTGGATTTACATGAAGTTATTAATTTCAAAACCCTTTGCTTAGCGAAATCAAAACTAATGCAAGGACTGGTATTTGATGATGATTTGAGAGCATTAATGCAAAAAGATGTTGAACAATCCATGCAAGCACTTGGAGAATTACAGGCAATTTATAAACGTGCACCTTTTGAAGCTCCTGTTCCTCAAAACCGTCCAACTCCAATAATAAATTAAAAGGAGGCAAATTCATTGAATCATGACTATTTAGACCCAATAAACTCGCTACATGTACCTGAGCTAGCAGATACCACATTTGCGATGGATTTTCTTCTTCGTGCCAAAGAAGGTGTTCGCAATATTGCGGTCGCATTAACAGAGTCAGCATCACCTGATGTTAGAACCCTCTTACGAAACCAATTAATGCAAGGGATTGCTATGCACCAAGAAATTACAGAACTAATGATTAGTAAAAAATGGTTCCATCCATACGAACTAAGTGAACAATATCAATTAGACCAACTCTCTGCCAACAATACATTAATGATTGGCAAAATGAATCTATTTCCTGTTGAGAACAATAGAAAAGGATTGTTTGACCGAACACCTGATGAACATTAACACTGGAGGCTTGTAACCAATGAAGGCAGTAACGTATCAAGGTATTAAAAATGTAGAAGTGAAAGAAGTTCCAGATCCCAAGATTGAAAAACCAGATGACATGATTATAAAAGTAACAAGTACAGCTATTTGTGGGTCTGATCTTCACCTAATTCATGGCATGATTCCTAACCTGCAGGAAAACTATATTATCGGCCATGAACCAATGGGAATTGTAGAAGAAGTAGGTCCAGGTGTGACTAAGGTAAAAAAGGGAGATCGAGTAATTATCCCCTTTAACATAGCATGCGGTGAATGCCATTACTGTAAAACAAATTTGGAAAGCCAATGTGATAATTCGAATGATAATGGTGATATGGGTGCCTATTTCGGATATTCTGGTACGACGGGTGGCTATCCAGGTGGGCAAGCCGAATATTTAAGAGTGCCATTTGCCAACTTTACCCATTTCAAAATTCCAGAGACTTGTGAAGAATCAGATGAAAAGTTAGCAGTTATTGCCGATGCGATGACTACTGGTTTTTGGAGTGTTGACAATGCAGGCGTAAAGGGTGGAGATGCAGTTATTGTTCTTGGCTGTGGTCCAGTTGGTCTTTTTGCTCAAAAATTTTGTTGGCTAAAAGGAGCAAAGCGTGTCATCGCCGTAGATTATGTAGACTATCGTTTGCAACACGCCAAACGTACTAACAAAGTTGAGATTGTAAATTTCGAACACTTTGAAAATGTAGGAATGCATTTGAAAGAAATAACGAAGGGCGGCGCTGATGTTGTCATTGATGCAGTTGGAATGGACGGTAAAATGACTGATTTAGAGTTCCTGGCAAGCGGATTGAAACTTCATGGTGGAGCATTGGGTGCGTTTATCACGGCTACACAAGCAGTTCGTAAAGGCGGGACTATTCAAGTTACTGGTGTTTACGGAGGGAAATATAATGGATTCCCAATGGGAGATATTATGAACCGAAACGTCAATATTCGATCTGGACAAGCACCTGTGATTCATTATATGCCATATATGTTTGAATTAGTGACGACCGGGAAAATTGATCCAGGTGATGTCGTAAGTCATGTACTGCCACTAAGTGAAGCAAAGCGTGGCTATGAGATTTTTGACACCAAAATGGATAATTGTATAAAAGTCCTTTTGAAACCTTGAGGAAGGAGGTATAAAAAATGAACTACGCCTTACATGAAGTTCTTGAGGTCCATGAGATGGCTGCATTTAAGACCACTTGTTTAACGAAATCTAAAACGATGAAAGCGTTAGTTACAGATCAGCTATTAAAAGATATTATGCAGCAAGACATTGATCTATCTACTAGACAATTACAAGAATATTCTACAATCCTTTCCAACGCTAAGCAGTAAATTAGGAGATGAATAAACATGAATCCAATCATTGAAACTTTAACTGGCATGGACGCACTAACGGATCAAGTGGTTGCAATGGATCTACTCATTTCAGCTAAAAGTGGTGTTAGAAATTATGCCATGGCAGTTACAGAGGCAGGAACACCCGAAATTAAAGACATGCTCACTCGTCATTTAATGGAAGCTCTTGATATGCATGAACAAATTTCCTCATATATGGCAGAAAAAGGATGGTATCATGCTTGGGATACAAACGAACAAATCAATTTAGATTTAAATAATATCAATACAGCATTGAACTTACCCACTCTATAAAATTAAAATAGGAGCAGTTTAGCATTACCAACTTAAACTGTTCCTAATAAACCATTTATATTAAAATGATTAACCACCATTTTCTTTTACAATTACAAACTTGATGTCTTTTCATTTATAAAAGAGCTATATTAAGCTTATTACGACCATTTGCTCGATGCTTACCAGTTCAAATTTCACAAAAAATTGAACCAACTATTTTTATTATCAAATGGTAGGAGCAGGAAATTCATTAATTTTCATACGAAGTAAACTATAAGGTTTTTGTCGCAGGTCTTTTCCATAATGAAATCTTGCCTGCCGATGTAATTGGTTCACAATGACATATAAGTATCCATCAGGGCCAATCGAAAAAGTATCCGGCCATAAAATTCTCGGATCATGTGCGATGGTTTCCATTGTACCATTTGGCAATATCTTTCGAATACTATTGTTCTCATAATCTCCAGCATAAATAGATCCTTTTGCATCAGTAATCATTCCATCAGAAGCACCTTTTTCTCCCAAATACTCCACATGATAAGCTAAATCCATGTCCGGTATATTTCTGTCTCTCAGGGCTTCTGTTGAGATCGAGAACAGATGACGACTTGTTAGTGGACAAAAAAATAATACCTTTCCATCCGGAGAAATCGCAATACCGTCAGACGCCAATCTAAATGGAGAAGTCCCGCCATCTTTATTTCGATTCATCAATACTTTTCCTTCTACTTTCGGTATAAAATAGTGATCGGGTGAAGTTGAATTTGCTCCATTTAACCGTCTAAACGCGTTTCCATTTTCTAAATCTACGACGATAATAGCTCCTGGTCCTTTGGAAGAAGAATCCGTTATATAGGCATAACCTGCGTTTCCAACACGAAAATCAAAGCGGACATCATTCAGGTAAGTTGTTGGCAGGACAACATCTTCTGTAAAGGTGTATACGCTTCTAATTGTATTGGTTTTTAAATCAACAGCGACTAATTTTGCTCCACCTTTAATAGGTTCAGAAAAATTGGGTGCCGCTGTATCTAATACCCAAAGCGTTCCTCTTCCATCAGCAACTACACTTTGGACACTGATGAAAGTCATAGTGATATTCTCGGGATTAACCAAATTGGTTTGTAAATTAGGATAAGGCTGCAATTTATCCTCAACAATTTCCGCCACAGTAAATTTAACATCATCTCCCCATTTCGGAAAACAAATAAAAATTCGACCAGTTTCCGAAACACTAACACCTGTAGGCATAGTGCCATAAAATGCATAAACTAGTTCTAACTTACCGAAATATTTTTCCATAGGTAGCATATGTGTCATGAAATCCTCCTCAACTATTTAAACGGGATATCACCTATATATGATTTATATTTTTTTTAGTGCATGTATTTTCTCAAGAAGACATAGAACGACTGGACTCAATATCTGGTATCGCTACACGTATGGCTGAACAAAATACTCGCCGAAATCGGAACAGATTTAGAGAACCAGTTTGGAAGTGCACTTACATTATGTCCTTGGGCAGCAATAGTTCCTGGACATAATGAAAGTGCTGGTAAAAGGAAATCACCTAAATCAAAAAAAGGCAATAAGTATTTAAAATCAGCCTTAACTGAAGCCGCACATTCCGAGGGTGCATCAACTACCATGGAGCAATGTATCGATGAACAGCAGCACGAAAAGGTAAAAGAAGAGCAGGAATAGTAGTAGCCCAGCCATGGTAAGATTCGCCTATTATCTTCTGACTAGGAAAGAAATGTACAGAGACTTAGGAGAAGATTATGACAAACCAAAAGAAGTATCAATAGTCAGTCATTCGGTTAGAAGGCTAGAAAAATTAGGGTATTCTGTAAAGATCGAAGAAGTCTCTTTATCCATCAATCAATTATCTAACTTTTTAATTTAATGGACGCTTTTTATAAAATATAAAGACGTCTTTTTTCACATTATACCTTGAGGTTTTTTCATGATAGTTGAACAAGCTACACCTAAAAAAAATTTTCACCTTCTTATCTATAAAAAAAGACTTATCATCTTTAAACATGATAAGTCCTTCAAAAAAAGATTAAAGTTTAATAGAGACTAGTTTCAATTCAGTCATCTCTTGTATTGCATACTTTATGCCTTCTCTTCCATAACCGCTTTCTTTTACGCCACCATAAGGCATTAAATCAACTCTAAATGTAGGAACATCGTTTACTAGCACGCCACCTACATGTAATTTTTTAGTAGCATATAATGCCCTTTGTAAGTTGTTTGTATAGACACCAGCTTGTAATCCAAATCGACTATTGTTTACTTCATTTATTGCTTCATCAAACTGTTCATATGAATTAATAACGACAACTGGACCAAAAATTTCTTTACAGGATACATCGCTGCTGTTCTTTACGTTTGTTAAAATAGTTGGTTTATAAAGACGTTCATCTATTATATCCCCACCAGTTACTAGATTGGCTCCATCATTAATAGATTGCTTAACCCATTCATTTATTCTAGCAACATCTTTTTTAGAAATTAATGCACTAATATCTGTTTGAAGGTCTAACGGCGAACCAATATTTAACGATTTAGTTGCATTTTTCATCTTCAATAGGAATTCATTATAAAGTGTATGGTGTACAAAAATTCTTTGTAATGAAATACAAACTTGGCCGTTATAAATAAAGGCTCCCCATACACAACGATTAATTAATTCATCAGTTAACTGGCTATCTTCATCGATGATCAACGCTGAGTTTGAACCTAGTTCTAACGTTACTTTTTTTAGTCCTGCTTTGTTTTTTAATGAGATGCCGACTTCAGGACTGCCGGTAAATGTAATTGCGTTCACGTCAGGATGTTTTACTAAAGCATCACCGATTTCGGAGCCCTTTCCGGTAATCAGGTTAAACGCACCCTTAGGTAAATCCGTTTTATTAATCATTTCAGCTAATGCGATGGCAGAAAGTGGAGTCTGACTAGCTGGTTTTAAAACAATTGTATTTCCTGCAGCAATTGCAGGACCAACTTTATGTGCTACTAAATTAAACGGGAAATTAAACGGTGTAATTGCACCAATTACCCCAACTGGCTCTCTAACTGTATAAGTGACTCGACCTTCACCACCTGCTACTGCATCTAGAGGGATTGTTTCCCCGTATATTCTTTTTGCTTCTTCAGCGGCTATTTTATATGTTGCAATCGTTCGATCAATTTCACCTAAAGCAGCTTTTAGGGGTTTGGATGCCTCTAATGCTAAAATTTCAGCAAGTTTTGAACGATTTTCTTTAAACTGTTCAACTAATTGTTCTAAAATGACACTTCTCTCATATGAACTGAGCTTTTCCATTTGAGTTTTTGCGTTATTAGCCGCTCTGATCGCTTCTTCCAAATTCTCTATCGTTGCGATTGGTATTACAGCTAAAACTTCACCAGAATGAGGGGCAACAAGGTTTTCATGTTTAACTCCTTCAACCCAACTTCCATCTATATAAAATTGTTTTTTCATTCTATTTCACCTCAGTTACAAGTTGACTAGCAACTTGATGTATTGATTGTTTTATAATATCCAGTCCTTCATCTATTTCCTCGTCAGAAATAATTAAAGGTGTTAAGAAACGAAGAACATTACTATGAACACCTGCGCTAAGAATAATGACTCCATTCTCATAACATTTTTTTGTTAATGCTGCAACAAACTCTTTTGCTGGTTGACCAGAAGTAGGATCTATAAATTCGATCCCTACCATTGCTCCTAGTCCTCTAATATCATAAATAATTGGCAAATCATTTTTCAATTGACTAAAAAATAATTTGATTTTTTCTCCAATCGATCTAGCTCGAATCCATAATTTTTCACTTTCAATTTTTCTAATCACCTCGAGCGCTGCTACACAACCTAAAGGACTTCCGCCATAAGTTCCACCTAGTTCACCGGGTGAAGCCGCATCCATTATTTCAGAACGACCCGTCACCGCACTAATTGGTACACCCGCTGCGATTGATTTTGACATCGTGATTAAATCAGGTTCAATTTCAAAAATCGTTGATGCAAATAATTCCCCTGTTCGCCCAAATCCTGTTTGAATTTCATCCGCTATGAACAAAATTCCATGTGACTTACAAATTGTATATACTTCTTTTATAAATTTCTTTGGAGGAACAATAAATCCTCCTTCTCCTTGTACGGGCTCCATAATAACCGCTGCCACTTCTTCTGGTGACACCTCTGTTAAAAGAAAATCCTTAAATTGAGAGATACAAAAATTAATATATTCTTCTTCAGATAACTCTTTTGGTCTATTTGACAAATAAGGGAATTTAGCTTTATATGTAGCAGGAGCAAATGGTCCCATTTTATATTTATATGGTTTTACTTTACTTGTTAAGGACATTCCTAATAAGGTCCGCCCATGAAATCCTCGAGTAAACGAAATAATTCCAGGTCGACCAGTGTACTTCCTCGCAATTTTAACAGCATTTTCAACTGCTTCAGCACCGCTATTTAATAGAATTGTTTTTTTAGAAAAATTCCCAGGCGTTATTTCAGTTAATTTTTTAGCTAAATCAATATAAGACTTATACATTCCTACATGAAAGCAAGAGTGGATTAATCGCTCTGATTGATTTTTAATCGCTTGTACAACATTCTTCGGAGTATGTCCTACATTTAACGTACCAATCGCTCCAGCAAAATCTAAAAATTTATTACCATCAACATCCTCAACGATCGTACCGTTTGCTTTTTCTACAAAAACAGGTGTATTATTTCCAACTCCATTTGGAACAAACTCATTACGAAACTCAATGAGTTCTTTACCCTTTGGCCCTGGAACTCCTGCTGAGACATTAACAAATTTTCGATTATTACTCATGCTAACTCTCCCTCTCGTAAAAATAATTTCATTTCAATCTATAAAATTATTAAATTATTAGCTCATTACTAATATACTCACTTTCAAACATTTAAGAATGAAATAAAACTTGGCAAAGGGCTTTTAAGAGGGAAAGGAAAAAGCCACTCAGGAGAGCGGCAATTTAATTTAAAACATTAATAATTCGCGAATGTCTTCTTCTGTTAAATTAAATGAAGGTTTACCATTCGTTTCAATAATTTCTCCTATTAATTGTTTTTTCTTCTCTTGTAGTTCATTCATTTTATCTTCAATTGTACCTTTAGCGATTAGCTTGATCACTTGAACATCATTCATTTGACCAAAACGATATGCTCGATCTGTTGCCTGGTTTTCAACCGCAGGATTCCACCAATTATCATAAAGAATAACTGTATCAGCACCAGTTAGATTGAGACCCACTCCACCTGCCTTTAATGAAATTAGAAAGAAGTGATGTTCACCAGCATTAAAACGATTACAGATCGATAGACGTTCTTCTGAAGGAGTTTTTCCATCTAAATAAAAAAATTGTTCTCCCATGATAGAAAGTTCTCTACCGATTAAATCTAACATTTTCGTAAATTGCGAGAATATCAATACTCTTCTACCGGCTGTTTTTGATGCCTCAATTATCTGAAATAGCTGTTCAAACTTAGCTGAACTCCCTTCATAACCATCTAAAAACAAAGCTGGATGGCAACAAATTTGTCTTAAACGCGTTAAACCGGCTAAAATTTTGATCTGATTTTTGCCTAATGTAAATTTATCCACTGCTAAGTGTTTTAGTGTGTCGTGTCGTAGTTTTGCTAAATATGCTGCATATAATTTTTTTTGTTCTGGTAACAATTCAACAGATTCCTTCGATTCGATTTTCTCTGGAAGTTCCTTAAGAACATCTTCTTTTAATCGTCTTAATAAGAAAGGCCGCACTCTTTTGGAGATTGTTTTCCTAGTTAAATTACTAAATTCCTTTAACGCTCCAAATAATTCTGGAAAAACTACATGATAAATTGCCCAAAGTTCTTCGAGTGAATTTTCAATAGGCGTACCAGTTAATGCAAACCGTTGATCAGCATTTATCTTCTTTACTACTTTAGCTGTTTGAGTAAAAGGATTTTTAAAATTTTGTGCCTCATCAAAAAATACTGTATGAAACTTTTGCTTTTCGTACCACTTTATATCATTTCTTAACATCGAATATGAGGTAATTATTACATCGATATTGACTAGTTCTTTTTGTATTTTCAACCTCTCATTTTTATTTCCATCAATGACAAGCGCTTGAATTTCAGGTACAAATTTGAATATCTCGCTTAACCAGTTATACGTTAATGCGGTCGGACAAACAATTAGGATTGGTGTATTAAATGAACGGATTTCGTTTAAAACAGATTGTATATAAGCAAGGCTTTGAATCGTTTTACCTAATCCCATATCATCCGCTAAAATTCCTCCAAATCCGAATTTAGCTAAATTCTTCATCCATTTATACCCAAAAATTTGATAGTCTCTTAACAGATTTTTCATTGTTTTAGGTACTTCTTCTACAATTTCATTTGGATTTATTAAACTCTCGTAAAAATGATGCAATCGATCTTCAATTTTAAATAAACTAGTGTCTTCCGTAGAATCTACTAAATATAGACAATTTTTTATGGGTAAGTTTAATACACCTTCATAATCAAATTCCTGCTCAGGTACTGCATTTAAAAATCGCCTGATCTCTTGTAATTCTCTCGTTTCAAGCGAGTACAAAGTACCATCATGTAAACGAAAATATTTCCGTTTCTCTTTCAGTGCTAATAACACTTCTTTGATTTGTTTCTCAGGAATGTCTAATTCAAATTTAAATTCCAACCAATTCGTTCGTTCTCTTTTTAAATTAACGCGTATTTGAGGTTTCTTATTTTCTTTAAATATTCGATTTCGAACAGCGGTCGTTGCATAAATTTCAGTTAGTTTTTCAAGTTTAGGTACTATATTTCTTAAAAAATCGTATTCAAGTTCTTCATTTTGTAAGAAATAGCCACCTTCAGTTTTTGAAAATGAACTATCTTCCATTAATTGTAATATTTCAATTTCTTTTTCTTCATTTCTAATTAACATTTTACTCAGTTGATTTTCTCTTTTATCTAGCCGATTAATCACAATGCGATCATAATGAAATTCAAGCCCTGCAAGTAATTTATTTTTAATACGATCTAAATATAGCTTTGCTCTTAACGGGGTTTCTGAATATTGGTTTGATAATGAAGTAGGTATTTGCACCTTACCAAGCTTTAAAAGACCTGGGATTACTTTCTCAACGTAGAGATGAATTTGGTCTGTGGGAATATTTATTTTTTCATGTGCTGTGTTTTGAAATATTTGTTTTAACTCAACAAGTCGATTAAATTCCTCTATATTAAGATTATATATTCTTCCACGATATAAGACTGTTGAATAAGCTTCCAATATCGTTAATTGTTCGATTCCTTTTGCAGTTAAAAAGTATTGACCATCTAAATGCACAATTTCAAATTCCAATGGTAATTTATCTTCGGTAAATGAAATTTCATTAAATGGTTTTCCGTTTTCGATTATTTTGACGTTTCCTGAAACTGTTAATAAATTAATAAATTGGCTCCAAATTGTCGGAGAAATGAACATATATTCATTTTTCTTAGTCAAAGGATCATTAAACATTTTTTCATCATCTAATAACTTTATTAAAAGTTCCCAAATACGATTAACTTCATTTTGAACACAATGTATATTAGGATCAAAAATAATATCCGCCGAAATTTTACTTGGTTTCCCCTTTTTAACATCCTTTAAAAAATTTCGTAGATTTTCTACATTCCTTTTTCCAAATGTCATTGCAATTCCAAGTAGTTTATATCCTTCACTCATTTCAATGACTTCGCAAATAAAGTCAAAATCTATTATTTGCCGATCGTCAAAATGCTTTAATTGTCCGC
This genomic interval from Gottfriedia acidiceleris contains the following:
- a CDS encoding phosphatase; the protein is MKNLIVGGIGVLTSMLLFGVTLISASIYSLYLSQPAGDGWDSNLGVFGTALINIGTIPLILSLVFFIVGIRYVYKGIKE
- a CDS encoding GNAT family N-acetyltransferase codes for the protein MEIRKLTIEDLPEFIRLRSEGLTLSPEAFGESLTEYESKSIEQHTNNFPKTFDNFIIGAFEKGVLVGVAGFYQKRSEKMKHKGTIWGMYVTPNYRCKGVGKKVLNQAIQEAMEIEEILQIELAVISSNQSAKRLYEAVGFESFGTEKRALFVNGEFYDEDHMVKIIK
- a CDS encoding DUF3231 family protein, which encodes MEEVVQLAADHIEIFTSILDEDFISSTIAMDVKLAEDCTNIMISNGWFEEPPSSVDRRELS
- a CDS encoding spore gernimation protein GerQ yields the protein MDIQKLADHESLDLHEVINFKTLCLAKSKLMQGLVFDDDLRALMQKDVEQSMQALGELQAIYKRAPFEAPVPQNRPTPIIN
- a CDS encoding spore coat protein — translated: MNHDYLDPINSLHVPELADTTFAMDFLLRAKEGVRNIAVALTESASPDVRTLLRNQLMQGIAMHQEITELMISKKWFHPYELSEQYQLDQLSANNTLMIGKMNLFPVENNRKGLFDRTPDEH
- a CDS encoding zinc-dependent alcohol dehydrogenase, which translates into the protein MKAVTYQGIKNVEVKEVPDPKIEKPDDMIIKVTSTAICGSDLHLIHGMIPNLQENYIIGHEPMGIVEEVGPGVTKVKKGDRVIIPFNIACGECHYCKTNLESQCDNSNDNGDMGAYFGYSGTTGGYPGGQAEYLRVPFANFTHFKIPETCEESDEKLAVIADAMTTGFWSVDNAGVKGGDAVIVLGCGPVGLFAQKFCWLKGAKRVIAVDYVDYRLQHAKRTNKVEIVNFEHFENVGMHLKEITKGGADVVIDAVGMDGKMTDLEFLASGLKLHGGALGAFITATQAVRKGGTIQVTGVYGGKYNGFPMGDIMNRNVNIRSGQAPVIHYMPYMFELVTTGKIDPGDVVSHVLPLSEAKRGYEIFDTKMDNCIKVLLKP
- a CDS encoding spore coat protein translates to MNPIIETLTGMDALTDQVVAMDLLISAKSGVRNYAMAVTEAGTPEIKDMLTRHLMEALDMHEQISSYMAEKGWYHAWDTNEQINLDLNNINTALNLPTL
- a CDS encoding major royal jelly family protein — translated: MTHMLPMEKYFGKLELVYAFYGTMPTGVSVSETGRIFICFPKWGDDVKFTVAEIVEDKLQPYPNLQTNLVNPENITMTFISVQSVVADGRGTLWVLDTAAPNFSEPIKGGAKLVAVDLKTNTIRSVYTFTEDVVLPTTYLNDVRFDFRVGNAGYAYITDSSSKGPGAIIVVDLENGNAFRRLNGANSTSPDHYFIPKVEGKVLMNRNKDGGTSPFRLASDGIAISPDGKVLFFCPLTSRHLFSISTEALRDRNIPDMDLAYHVEYLGEKGASDGMITDAKGSIYAGDYENNSIRKILPNGTMETIAHDPRILWPDTFSIGPDGYLYVIVNQLHRQARFHYGKDLRQKPYSLLRMKINEFPAPTI
- a CDS encoding transposase, with translation MGTDLENQFGSALTLCPWAAIVPGHNESAGKRKSPKSKKGNKYLKSALTEAAHSEGASTTMEQCIDEQQHEKVKEEQE
- a CDS encoding aldehyde dehydrogenase family protein: MKKQFYIDGSWVEGVKHENLVAPHSGEVLAVIPIATIENLEEAIRAANNAKTQMEKLSSYERSVILEQLVEQFKENRSKLAEILALEASKPLKAALGEIDRTIATYKIAAEEAKRIYGETIPLDAVAGGEGRVTYTVREPVGVIGAITPFNFPFNLVAHKVGPAIAAGNTIVLKPASQTPLSAIALAEMINKTDLPKGAFNLITGKGSEIGDALVKHPDVNAITFTGSPEVGISLKNKAGLKKVTLELGSNSALIIDEDSQLTDELINRCVWGAFIYNGQVCISLQRIFVHHTLYNEFLLKMKNATKSLNIGSPLDLQTDISALISKKDVARINEWVKQSINDGANLVTGGDIIDERLYKPTILTNVKNSSDVSCKEIFGPVVVINSYEQFDEAINEVNNSRFGLQAGVYTNNLQRALYATKKLHVGGVLVNDVPTFRVDLMPYGGVKESGYGREGIKYAIQEMTELKLVSIKL
- the gabT gene encoding 4-aminobutyrate--2-oxoglutarate transaminase; the encoded protein is MSNNRKFVNVSAGVPGPKGKELIEFRNEFVPNGVGNNTPVFVEKANGTIVEDVDGNKFLDFAGAIGTLNVGHTPKNVVQAIKNQSERLIHSCFHVGMYKSYIDLAKKLTEITPGNFSKKTILLNSGAEAVENAVKIARKYTGRPGIISFTRGFHGRTLLGMSLTSKVKPYKYKMGPFAPATYKAKFPYLSNRPKELSEEEYINFCISQFKDFLLTEVSPEEVAAVIMEPVQGEGGFIVPPKKFIKEVYTICKSHGILFIADEIQTGFGRTGELFASTIFEIEPDLITMSKSIAAGVPISAVTGRSEIMDAASPGELGGTYGGSPLGCVAALEVIRKIESEKLWIRARSIGEKIKLFFSQLKNDLPIIYDIRGLGAMVGIEFIDPTSGQPAKEFVAALTKKCYENGVIILSAGVHSNVLRFLTPLIISDEEIDEGLDIIKQSIHQVASQLVTEVK